A stretch of Ipomoea triloba cultivar NCNSP0323 chromosome 13, ASM357664v1 DNA encodes these proteins:
- the LOC116000985 gene encoding acid beta-fructofuranosidase-like yields the protein MASTAGDQSSYVAIPAALYTPLLPENTAKRRPSAKIICLAVAGMLGVALLLMAVLDYKTAGIVSDLPMLHDDVAVARGVAEGVSAKSAAHLLRQSAFEWSNQMLGWQRTAYHFQPDKNWMNDPNGPLLYKGWYHLFYQYNPEGAVWGNIVWGHAVSRDLIHWRHLPIAMTGDQWYDINGVWTGSATFLSDGQLIMLYTGSTNESVQVQNLAYPADPSDPLLVEWVKYEGNPVLVPPPGIDDKDFRDPTTAWSTSEGKWRITIGSKVNKTGISLVYDTLDFKSYELLDGALHGVPGTGMWECVDFYPVSRSGENGLDTSDHGPGVKHVLKSSLDDDRNDYYALGTYDDGAGKWTPDNPAIDVGIGLRYDYGTFYASKTFYDQEKKRRILWGWITETDSESSDIQKGWASLQAVPRTVVYDDKTGSNLKLWPVDEVEKLRTKKDEFEKVVVKPGSILPLNVSSSNQVDIVAEFEVDEDVLERMVGSNETYSCSGHGGAAERGALGPFGLLVLTDDEFSEQTPIYFYLVKDVNGNLTTFFCADHLKSSRATDVRKLVHGSNVPFLSGEKLTMRILVDHSIVESFGQGGRACITSRVYPTKAIYENAKLFLFNNATESSVTASLKVWQMNSAEIN from the exons ATGGCTTCCACCGCCGGAGATCAGTCGAGCTATGTGGCCATTCCGGCCGCCCTGTACACCCCATTGTTGCCTGAAAACACCGCCAAACGTCGGCCTTCCGCCAAGATTATCTGCCTCGCGGTGGCGGGGATGTTGGGTGTCGCATTGTTGCTGATGGCAGTGCTGGATTATAAAACCGCCGGAATCGTCTCGGATTTGCCAATGCTACACGATGACGTGGCGGTGGCGCGTGGCGTCGCCGAAGGCGTCTCCGCCAAGTCAGCTGCCCATTTATTGCGACAATCGGCTTTCGAGTGGAGCAACCAGATGTTGGGTTGGCAAAGAACTGCCTATCACTTCCAGCCGGACAAGAATTGGATGAACG ATCCTAATG GTCCATTGTTGTACAAGGGATGGTACCATCTTTTCTACCAATACAATCCGGAAGGGGCTGTATGGGGTAATATTGTTTGGGGCCATGCAGTATCAAGAGACCTAATCCATTGGCGCCACCTTCCCATTGCCATGACCGGCGATCAATGGTACGACATCAACGGCGTTTGGACCGGCTCGGCCACCTTCCTCTCCGACGGCCAGCTCATCATGCTCTACACCGGCTCGACCAACGAGTCGGTCCAAGTCCAAAACTTAGCCTACCCGGCCGACCCCTCTGACCCCCTACTAGTCGAGTGGGTCAAGTACGAGGGCAATCCGGTCCTGGTCCCACCACCGGGGATCGATGACAAGGATTTCCGCGACCCCACCACCGCGTGGTCCACGTCGGAGGGCAAGTGGCGCATCACCATTGGGTCTAAGGTTAACAAGACCGGGATTTCATTGGTGTACGACACGTTGGACTTCAAAAGCTACGAGCTCTTGGACGGGGCTCTTCATGGGGTTCCGGGTACGGGTATGTGGGAATGCGTGGATTTTTACCCGGTATCCAGATCCGGAGAAAACGGGCTGGACACGTCGGATCATGGCCCCGGCGTGAAACACGTGTTGAAGTCCAGCCTTGATGATGACCGGAATGACTACTATGCCCTGGGAACTTACGACGACGGCGCCGGAAAGTGGACGCCGGATAACCCCGCGATTGACGTCGGAATCGGGTTGAGATATGACTACGGAACATTCTACGCCTCCAAGACGTTTTATGACcaagaaaagaagagaagaattCTTTGGGGTTGGATTACTGAGACCGATAGTGAATCCTCTGATATTCAAAAGGGTTGGGCTTCGCTTCag GCCGTTCCAAGAACTGTCGTGTATGACGACAAAACTGGCAGCAACCTGAAACTATGGCCAGTTGATGAAGTGGAAAAGCTGAGGACCAAAAAGGACGAATTTGAAAAGGTGGTCGTCAAGCCCGGCTCCATTCTGCCATTAAACGTCAGCTCATCTAATCAG GTGGATATTGTGGCTGAGTTTGAAGTGGACGAGGATGTTTTGGAGAGAATGGTCGGAAGCAACGAGACTTACTCTTGCAGCGGCCACGGCGGCGCCGCCGAGCGCGGTGCATTAGGGCCGTTCGGGCTGCTTGTTTTGACGGACGATGAATTCTCAGAGCAGACTCCCATCTATTTCTATTTGGTTAAAGACGTGAATGGAAACCTCACCACATTCTTCTGCGCCGATCACTTAAAATCCTCTCGAGCTACCGATGTCCGGAAGCTCGTCCATGGAAGTAATGTGCCATTCTTGAGCGGAGAGAAGCTCACCATGAGAATACTG GTTGATCATTCGATTGTGGAGAGTTTTGGTCAAGGAGGGAGGGCGTGTATAACATCGAGAGTTTACCCGACAAAGGCAATCTACGAGAATGCTAAACTCTTCTTGTTCAACAATGCTACTGAATCCTCGGTTACGGCATCGCTTAAGGTTTGGCAGATGAATTCTGCAGAGATTAATTAA